In one Clostridia bacterium genomic region, the following are encoded:
- a CDS encoding MFS transporter: MIGRVFKAFKYRDFRLMWFGACASSIGTWMQMVAQGWLIYRLSHSAFLLALDQFLAGIPIFLFSLIGGVVADRVERRRILLASQYLQMASAAALTILVATDLVHVWHILCLSFVSGLAQAFGGPAYQALIPTLVDKEDMPNAIALNSIQFNIAVMIGPALAGQALAKLGETWCFGLNAISFLAPIVSLSIISARFLPLKTTESIFGSLKQGITFARKQSSMEALIALAFCMTALSMPMRTYIPVFVKDIFHRGPETYGNLLALMGLGSICGSLIIAAVGNVSSKGRVALGALICLGVGISGFAFSKSLPVSGAMLVLVGASMMAVFAMVNSLVQLITTNEMRGRVMSLYNFAFRGGMPMGNLLSGWLVPMFTAPVVLSVNGFLLIMLALYYLLAQRRVAAL, from the coding sequence TTGATTGGCCGAGTATTTAAAGCATTTAAGTATCGCGACTTCCGCCTGATGTGGTTTGGCGCCTGTGCGTCCAGCATCGGAACCTGGATGCAAATGGTGGCACAGGGCTGGCTGATCTATCGTCTCAGCCACTCGGCTTTTTTGCTTGCGCTGGACCAGTTCCTCGCAGGCATTCCCATCTTCCTGTTTTCTCTGATCGGAGGCGTGGTGGCCGATCGTGTCGAGCGGCGGCGAATCCTGCTCGCTTCCCAGTACCTGCAGATGGCCAGCGCAGCGGCGCTGACCATTCTTGTGGCAACCGATCTGGTACACGTCTGGCATATCCTCTGTCTTTCGTTCGTTTCCGGCTTAGCGCAGGCCTTCGGAGGGCCAGCCTATCAGGCGCTGATTCCCACTCTCGTCGATAAGGAAGACATGCCCAATGCCATCGCGCTGAATTCCATTCAGTTCAACATTGCGGTCATGATCGGTCCGGCGCTGGCCGGGCAAGCCTTGGCGAAGCTTGGCGAGACGTGGTGCTTCGGCCTGAACGCGATTTCTTTCCTGGCGCCTATCGTGTCTCTGTCGATCATCAGTGCTCGCTTCTTGCCGCTGAAGACTACGGAGTCGATCTTCGGTAGTCTGAAGCAGGGAATTACGTTTGCCCGCAAGCAGAGCTCAATGGAAGCGCTGATCGCGCTTGCCTTCTGCATGACCGCCTTGAGCATGCCCATGCGCACCTATATTCCCGTTTTTGTTAAGGACATCTTTCATCGCGGTCCCGAGACCTATGGCAATCTGCTCGCGCTTATGGGACTCGGTTCAATCTGCGGCTCGCTCATAATCGCTGCCGTGGGCAATGTAAGCAGCAAGGGGCGAGTCGCCCTCGGCGCGCTCATCTGCCTGGGTGTGGGGATTTCCGGCTTCGCGTTTTCAAAATCTCTGCCCGTGAGCGGGGCCATGCTGGTTCTGGTAGGCGCTTCCATGATGGCGGTCTTCGCCATGGTGAATTCGCTGGTGCAGTTGATCACCACGAACGAAATGCGCGGGCGCGTAATGAGCCTGTACAATTTTGCTTTTCGCGGCGGAATGCCAATGGGGAATCTCTTGTCGGGATGGCTGGTTCCCATGTTTACGGCGCCGGTGGTGCTGAGCGTGAACGGATTCCTGCTGATCATGCTTGCCCTGTACTACCTGCTGGCGCAGCGGCGGGTTGCTGCGCTGTGA
- the mobB gene encoding molybdopterin-guanine dinucleotide biosynthesis protein B: MSFRRDPFQRYGTPVLAICGFSGSGKTTLLEAAIPQLVARGLSVAVVKHDAHGVIVDTPGKDSDRLFQAGATVALRGANQQFQRRGLTTSLTLDATLADLARDHDLVLVEGHKDTQLPKFWLEDSVHTAVAENIVNVIATLKRESQRLACFLEYVDAWLPKAWSARPLYRGLLIGGKSSRMGSAKQLLKFGDRQLGEIVAAALGADRCRRDVLTLGAGPVPPSLDDLVGLPDAPGFKGPCAGLLAAHRWAPEAAWVVAACDHPWLRMEDIEWLISLRRPGNWALVPRQEDGHPCPILALYEPQALAALERRVIEQPENARIAALLDHPRTLIIDPPPEHKRACANVNTPEEFRNAELLPKRT; encoded by the coding sequence GTGAGCTTCCGTCGCGATCCTTTCCAACGATACGGCACCCCGGTGCTCGCAATATGTGGTTTCTCAGGATCCGGAAAGACCACTCTGCTGGAGGCGGCGATACCCCAGTTGGTCGCCCGCGGACTCTCTGTAGCAGTGGTGAAACACGATGCGCACGGAGTCATCGTAGATACGCCGGGGAAAGATTCCGACCGCCTGTTTCAAGCCGGCGCGACTGTTGCACTACGTGGAGCGAACCAGCAGTTTCAGCGCCGTGGACTCACGACCTCACTCACCTTGGACGCAACGCTAGCGGATCTAGCGCGAGACCATGATCTGGTACTTGTGGAGGGGCACAAGGATACGCAGCTACCGAAGTTCTGGCTGGAAGATTCCGTGCACACCGCGGTCGCAGAGAATATCGTTAACGTTATTGCAACTCTGAAGCGGGAGAGTCAGCGGCTCGCGTGTTTCCTTGAGTACGTGGATGCATGGCTGCCCAAAGCATGGAGCGCTCGGCCGCTCTATCGTGGACTATTAATCGGCGGCAAGAGTTCACGCATGGGATCCGCGAAGCAGTTGCTCAAGTTCGGCGACAGACAACTTGGAGAAATCGTGGCCGCGGCGCTTGGAGCCGACCGATGCAGGCGCGACGTTCTGACGCTCGGAGCCGGGCCGGTTCCGCCGTCCCTGGATGACCTGGTCGGACTGCCAGATGCTCCGGGGTTCAAGGGACCCTGCGCTGGGCTGCTCGCAGCACACCGCTGGGCACCGGAAGCCGCGTGGGTCGTCGCTGCCTGTGACCATCCTTGGCTGCGCATGGAGGACATAGAATGGCTAATTTCGCTTCGACGCCCGGGAAATTGGGCCTTGGTTCCACGACAGGAGGATGGCCATCCATGCCCGATCCTGGCGTTGTATGAGCCGCAAGCACTCGCAGCACTGGAGCGCAGGGTAATCGAACAGCCCGAGAACGCGCGCATTGCCGCCCTGCTCGACCATCCGCGCACTCTCATTATCGATCCCCCGCCAGAGCACAAACGTGCATGTGCGAACGTCAATACGCCTGAGGAATTCAGAAACGCAGAACTCCTCCCCAAGAGGACGTGA
- a CDS encoding MFS transporter, with translation MRPPCDEAVIRSAEVGVPCRPEARHWTLAATILGSSMAFIDSTVVNVALPALQDSFNTTVVGVQWVVESYGLFLGALILVGGSLGDLFGRRRTFVVGVAIFAVASLACGLASSIHQLIIARSIQGVGAALLVPGSLAIISTSFDEKHRGQAIGTWSGFTSITAAIGPLLGGWLIQHASWRWAFFINLPLGVAVIVISFWKVTESRSPHAGRVDWLGALLATIGLGGVVNGFIESPNLGWRNPVVFVSLIVGFGCLIAFVFVERNVASPMVPLTLFESSSFSAANLLTLFLYAAIGVFFFVFPLNLIQVQGYSATATGAAILPLILLMFLLSRWSGGLVANYGPRGPLIIGPLVAATGFIMFAVPSVDDSYWRSFFLAVVVLGFGMAITVAPLTTVVMNSVEQDWVGTASGINNAVARVAGVLAIAVLGIVMVSAFGSRLNRNLAPLSLPPEIRRQLHSEEIKLAGLQVPAGLTPGTTTAIQQAVREAFLFGFRTIMLICASLSVAAAAVAWLMIPTAPQAC, from the coding sequence ATGAGACCACCTTGCGATGAAGCCGTAATCCGATCAGCAGAGGTCGGAGTTCCGTGTAGGCCGGAAGCGAGACACTGGACACTGGCTGCAACCATTCTCGGGTCCAGCATGGCGTTCATCGATAGCACGGTCGTCAATGTCGCGTTGCCTGCGCTCCAAGACAGCTTCAATACAACGGTCGTAGGTGTGCAATGGGTGGTCGAATCTTATGGACTGTTCCTGGGCGCTTTGATTCTAGTCGGCGGCTCACTCGGCGATTTGTTTGGCCGGCGTCGTACGTTCGTGGTTGGGGTGGCGATCTTCGCCGTAGCTTCCCTGGCTTGCGGACTTGCCTCAAGCATTCATCAATTGATCATTGCGAGGAGCATTCAGGGTGTAGGGGCGGCGCTCCTCGTGCCTGGTAGCCTCGCCATTATCAGTACGTCGTTCGACGAGAAGCATCGAGGCCAGGCGATCGGCACGTGGTCTGGCTTCACATCGATCACCGCCGCTATAGGGCCACTTCTCGGCGGCTGGCTGATTCAGCATGCATCCTGGCGCTGGGCATTCTTCATCAATCTGCCGCTTGGGGTGGCGGTGATCGTCATTTCGTTTTGGAAAGTCACGGAAAGCCGCAGCCCACACGCTGGTCGCGTGGACTGGCTGGGAGCCCTTTTGGCGACGATCGGCCTTGGCGGTGTGGTAAATGGGTTCATCGAATCTCCCAATCTCGGTTGGAGAAATCCTGTAGTTTTCGTAAGCCTGATCGTCGGCTTTGGCTGCCTCATTGCGTTCGTGTTCGTTGAGCGGAACGTCGCTTCTCCGATGGTCCCGCTCACGCTCTTCGAATCGAGCAGCTTCAGTGCTGCGAACCTGCTCACGCTTTTTCTGTATGCCGCTATTGGTGTTTTCTTTTTCGTGTTCCCGTTGAACCTGATCCAGGTCCAGGGGTATTCCGCAACCGCGACCGGCGCTGCCATCCTTCCATTGATTCTGCTGATGTTTCTTTTGTCCCGCTGGTCTGGGGGACTCGTCGCGAACTACGGCCCAAGAGGTCCGCTGATCATCGGCCCGCTTGTTGCCGCGACGGGTTTCATTATGTTCGCTGTGCCCTCCGTCGACGACAGCTACTGGAGGTCCTTCTTCTTAGCGGTGGTTGTTCTGGGGTTTGGGATGGCAATCACTGTAGCTCCCCTTACCACGGTTGTTATGAATTCCGTAGAGCAAGACTGGGTCGGCACAGCTTCCGGAATCAACAATGCGGTCGCCCGCGTCGCTGGCGTACTTGCGATTGCAGTCCTAGGGATTGTGATGGTGAGCGCCTTCGGTTCTCGCCTAAATCGCAACCTGGCTCCGCTGTCTCTGCCGCCCGAGATACGTCGGCAGCTTCACTCGGAGGAGATCAAACTCGCCGGGTTGCAGGTTCCCGCAGGCCTCACCCCTGGCACAACAACCGCCATTCAACAAGCGGTTAGAGAAGCATTTCTGTTTGGGTTCCGAACGATTATGCTGATTTGCGCAAGTCTGTCTGTCGCAGCTGCCGCAGTCGCGTGGCTGATGATTCCGACGGCACCCCAAGCGTGTTAA